One stretch of Syntrophobacterales bacterium DNA includes these proteins:
- a CDS encoding prepilin-type N-terminal cleavage/methylation domain-containing protein, with protein MREKGFTLIEILLAILILGIVMTTVYASYTGTFRIIAETKKDAELYGMARAALDRMTRDLEAVSPWKRAFPFSAKQYSLRDNEFTGMIFRSAAHVVFGKEEQPGGIAVIEYSVEEEKEGEGFALYRSDSLSRDLGEEAPPPRRFLLCDRIAGLTCIFFDDKGKEYETWDSEAGEESQRKKAPTIVEIRLFLVNPKNPDHPYPFMTRVYLPVTAVR; from the coding sequence GTGAGAGAAAAAGGTTTTACGCTGATCGAGATTCTGCTTGCCATTTTAATCCTCGGGATAGTTATGACCACCGTTTATGCCTCCTATACGGGCACCTTCCGCATCATCGCGGAAACGAAAAAGGATGCCGAGCTTTACGGCATGGCGCGGGCGGCCTTGGATCGCATGACGCGGGATCTGGAAGCGGTCTCTCCCTGGAAAAGGGCTTTCCCCTTTTCTGCCAAGCAGTATTCCTTGCGGGACAACGAGTTTACCGGCATGATTTTCCGCTCCGCCGCCCACGTCGTCTTCGGGAAGGAGGAGCAGCCGGGCGGCATCGCCGTTATCGAGTACAGTGTTGAAGAAGAAAAAGAAGGCGAAGGGTTTGCCCTCTATCGCAGCGATTCGTTGAGCCGGGATCTGGGGGAGGAGGCGCCGCCCCCCCGGAGGTTTCTTTTGTGCGACCGGATTGCCGGCCTGACCTGCATTTTTTTCGACGACAAGGGGAAGGAATACGAAACATGGGATTCCGAGGCGGGCGAAGAAAGTCAGAGGAAGAAGGCCCCGACGATTGTTGAAATCCGCCTGTTTCTGGTAAATCCCAAAAATCCGGACCATCCCTATCCGTTCATGACCCGGGTATATCTGCCTGTGACAGCGGTTCGATGA
- the gspI gene encoding type II secretion system minor pseudopilin GspI has product MAGRPGALLRKRGFTLLEVMIAMAILAIALVAVYRSQSQSISMAGDSRFLTTAALLAQGRMVQLDALGSRAESGDFGEEFPDYKWQVTIEDTEIKLIKKFVVTVVNSRLAKRNTYRLILYKVLI; this is encoded by the coding sequence TTGGCCGGTAGGCCCGGCGCTCTATTGCGGAAGCGAGGGTTTACGCTCCTGGAGGTGATGATCGCGATGGCGATTCTGGCAATCGCCTTAGTCGCGGTTTACCGATCGCAGTCGCAGAGCATTTCGATGGCGGGAGACTCGCGTTTTCTCACCACGGCCGCGCTGCTCGCCCAGGGCAGAATGGTACAGTTGGACGCCCTCGGGAGCAGGGCCGAAAGCGGCGATTTCGGGGAAGAATTTCCCGATTATAAATGGCAGGTGACGATAGAGGATACGGAAATTAAGCTCATCAAAAAGTTTGTTGTGACCGTGGTCAACAGTCGGCTGGCCAAACGCAACACATACCGCTTGATTCTCTACAAGGTGTTGATTTAG
- a CDS encoding type II secretion system GspH family protein → MENPAGRGRIGTSIAGKAKINIHKATNRGYTLIELSVVVLLIGMMLVIAVPRVREAVFSDALKATARRLVGAARELKNEAIREQVDYILHLDLDHPGFWVYSADTTPEKLAEIRKKASPFAEGLKITDFIRPGEEKQTEGNAEIRFHRQGYVDPAVIHLKKNDREFTVVFQPFLNTVTVYEKYVDYTFSEEGQTFGR, encoded by the coding sequence ATGGAGAACCCGGCGGGGAGGGGAAGAATCGGGACATCAATAGCTGGGAAGGCGAAAATTAATATTCATAAAGCGACCAACCGGGGCTATACGCTGATAGAACTGTCCGTTGTTGTCCTGTTAATCGGGATGATGCTGGTAATTGCCGTGCCCCGCGTCCGGGAGGCCGTCTTTTCCGACGCTCTGAAAGCGACTGCGCGGCGGCTCGTTGGCGCGGCCCGTGAGCTGAAAAATGAGGCGATTCGCGAGCAGGTTGACTATATCCTGCATCTGGACCTTGACCATCCAGGGTTTTGGGTTTACAGCGCCGACACCACTCCGGAAAAACTGGCGGAAATCCGTAAAAAGGCGTCCCCTTTTGCCGAGGGGTTGAAAATAACCGATTTCATTCGGCCCGGTGAGGAAAAACAAACAGAAGGAAACGCCGAAATCCGCTTTCATCGCCAGGGGTATGTTGACCCGGCGGTTATTCATCTTAAAAAAAATGATCGGGAGTTCACCGTTGTTTTCCAGCCGTTTCTGAATACGGTTACTGTTTATGAAAAATACGTCGATTATACATTTTCTGAAGAAGGACAGACCTTTGGCCGGTAG
- the gspG gene encoding type II secretion system major pseudopilin GspG, with protein sequence MRKERRSQKGFTLIELMVVIVILGILAGLIVPRIMGRPDEARQAKARIQLESLETALKLYKLDTGNYPTTEQGLQALVEPPTVGAQAGNWRQGGYLEKGKVPKDPWDYDFIYLCPGVHGDYDLSSRGADGEPGGEGKNRDINSWEGEN encoded by the coding sequence ATGAGAAAAGAAAGACGCAGTCAAAAGGGATTTACCCTGATCGAACTGATGGTCGTGATCGTTATCCTCGGCATCCTGGCGGGGCTGATTGTCCCCCGGATTATGGGGCGGCCGGACGAGGCGAGGCAGGCGAAGGCGAGAATCCAGCTTGAGAGTCTCGAAACCGCCCTGAAACTTTACAAATTGGACACCGGGAACTACCCGACGACGGAGCAGGGGCTGCAAGCCCTGGTGGAGCCGCCGACGGTCGGCGCCCAGGCTGGCAACTGGCGTCAGGGCGGGTATCTGGAAAAGGGAAAGGTGCCGAAGGATCCCTGGGATTACGACTTTATCTATCTTTGCCCCGGGGTCCACGGGGATTACGATTTGAGTTCTCGCGGCGCCGATGGAGAACCCGGCGGGGAGGGGAAGAATCGGGACATCAATAGCTGGGAAGGCGAAAATTAA